A part of Camelus bactrianus isolate YW-2024 breed Bactrian camel chromosome 7, ASM4877302v1, whole genome shotgun sequence genomic DNA contains:
- the LOC141578220 gene encoding GDP-fucose protein O-fucosyltransferase 2-like isoform X1 → MVTGATLCAGRRALLGRVAGSGSVQLPGTMAVLAAGDGGLLGRATSSGLVSRRPTSCLGRRPTDGKPRYLLCDFNPPEGFNLLRNVCIHIAFLLKTLLKMEEPVLVLFPWGHLYHWQSPDPWSDSFDLPSLNRNIPDIEYEQFVAGTLCS, encoded by the exons atggttacaggcgccacgctctgcgcgggccggcgtgcgcttctggggcgggtagcgggctccggaagtgtgcagctgcccgggaccatggcggtgcttgctgctggggatggcggcttgctcggccgggcgactagttctggcctggtcagtcggcggccgacatcctgtctggggcggcgtcccacagacggtaaac ccaggtaccttctgtgtgacttcaaccctccagagggcttcaacctccttaggaacgtctgcatccacattgccttcctcctgaagaccctgctgaagatggaggagccggtactggtgctattcccttggggccacctctaccactggcagagccccgatccctggtccgactcctttgacctcccaagtctcaacagaaacatccctgacattgagtacgagcagttcgttgcag gaacgctgtgttcatga
- the LOC141578219 gene encoding uncharacterized protein LOC141578219 isoform X3 — translation MSVTSLSLPHLLLQIEQDPGGSTKPVPSAILCVMSCDPEDAQHPPAEETDCLRYMKGEDTYYPHGAQVGLGVCCLYSRWARVALGIPVPEFLQYTRCLFPNLQNWNDVNHPAVHSMVHPRLELSGSKSISEGTYLKRNGFPDSEGQRKHQPGLEKENSISEPVLGDLTEITLVAQASDREHVPSCSQPQTSTDASYTGKDPGLGGCWPPEIRQMLDSR, via the exons atgtctgtgacctcactctcgctgccccacctcttattacag attgaacaggatccagggggaagtaccaagcctgtcccatcggccatcctgtgtgtcatgtcctgtgacccagaggatgctcagcac cctccagctgaagaaacagattgccttaggtacatgaaaggtgaggacacctactatccccatggagcgcaggtggggctgggagtctgctgtttgtacagccggtgggctcgtgttgctttgggcatccctgtgcctgaattcctgcagtacactcggtg cctgtttcctaatctgcaaaactggaatgatgttaaccatcccgcag tgcattccatggtgcatcctcgcctagaattgagtggaagcaagtccatctcagaagggacatacctgaagagaaatggctttccagactctgaagggcagagaaagcaccagcctgggttagagaaag agaacagcatctctgagcccgtcctgggtgacctcacagagatcaccctagtggcccaggctagtgaccgggaacatgtaccttcctgcagccaaccccagacgtccactgatgcatcatatactggcaaagat
- the LOC141578220 gene encoding GDP-fucose protein O-fucosyltransferase 2-like isoform X3 has protein sequence MVTGATLCAGRRALLGRVAGSGSVQLPGTMAVLAAGDGGLLGRATSSGLVSRRPTSCLGRRPTDARYLLCDFNPPEGFNLLRNVCIHIAFLLKTLLKMEEPVLVLFPWGHLYHWQSPDPWSDSFDLPSLNRNIPDIEYEQFVAGTLCS, from the exons atggttacaggcgccacgctctgcgcgggccggcgtgcgcttctggggcgggtagcgggctccggaagtgtgcagctgcccgggaccatggcggtgcttgctgctggggatggcggcttgctcggccgggcgactagttctggcctggtcagtcggcggccgacatcctgtctggggcggcgtcccacagacg ccaggtaccttctgtgtgacttcaaccctccagagggcttcaacctccttaggaacgtctgcatccacattgccttcctcctgaagaccctgctgaagatggaggagccggtactggtgctattcccttggggccacctctaccactggcagagccccgatccctggtccgactcctttgacctcccaagtctcaacagaaacatccctgacattgagtacgagcagttcgttgcag gaacgctgtgttcatga
- the LOC141578220 gene encoding GDP-fucose protein O-fucosyltransferase 2-like isoform X4, translating to MVTGATLCAGRRALLGRVAGSGSVQLPGTMAVLAAGDGGLLGRATSSGLVSRRPTSCLGRRPTDGKPRYLLCDFNPPEGFNLLRNVCIHIAFLLKTLLKMEEPVLVLFPWGHLYHWQSPDPWSDSFDLPSLNRNIPDIEYEQFVAGL from the exons atggttacaggcgccacgctctgcgcgggccggcgtgcgcttctggggcgggtagcgggctccggaagtgtgcagctgcccgggaccatggcggtgcttgctgctggggatggcggcttgctcggccgggcgactagttctggcctggtcagtcggcggccgacatcctgtctggggcggcgtcccacagacggtaaac ccaggtaccttctgtgtgacttcaaccctccagagggcttcaacctccttaggaacgtctgcatccacattgccttcctcctgaagaccctgctgaagatggaggagccggtactggtgctattcccttggggccacctctaccactggcagagccccgatccctggtccgactcctttgacctcccaagtctcaacagaaacatccctgacattgagtacgagcagttcgttgcag gcctctga
- the LOC141578220 gene encoding GDP-fucose protein O-fucosyltransferase 2-like isoform X2 has translation MVTGATLCAGRRALLGRVAGSGSVQLPGTMAVLAAGDGGLLGRATSSGLVSRRPTSCLGRRPTDGKPRYLLCDFNPPEGFNLLRNVCIHIAFLLKTLLKMEEPVLVLFPWGHLYHWQSPDPWSDSFDLPSLNRNIPDIEYEQFVAGFTW, from the exons atggttacaggcgccacgctctgcgcgggccggcgtgcgcttctggggcgggtagcgggctccggaagtgtgcagctgcccgggaccatggcggtgcttgctgctggggatggcggcttgctcggccgggcgactagttctggcctggtcagtcggcggccgacatcctgtctggggcggcgtcccacagacggtaaac ccaggtaccttctgtgtgacttcaaccctccagagggcttcaacctccttaggaacgtctgcatccacattgccttcctcctgaagaccctgctgaagatggaggagccggtactggtgctattcccttggggccacctctaccactggcagagccccgatccctggtccgactcctttgacctcccaagtctcaacagaaacatccctgacattgagtacgagcagttcgttgcag ggttcacttggtga